One window from the genome of Candidatus Binataceae bacterium encodes:
- a CDS encoding GNAT family N-acetyltransferase, translated as MDDIVVCRAQASDLDGIMRLALANEAQAGGMLTGHVPRELVAETMERMPVIVARRATEVVAFVITWESSAKSESPVAAAMKLAYQAKAPAYFQGPICVAQELRGRRLAQAMFKKLREYLPEHEAVCFIRADNTPSLKAHRAMGMEERADFRVQGQDFKVLSYRPPS; from the coding sequence ATGGACGACATCGTTGTCTGCCGTGCGCAAGCAAGCGACCTTGACGGTATCATGCGGCTGGCGCTTGCCAACGAGGCGCAAGCCGGCGGCATGCTGACCGGCCATGTACCGCGCGAGCTGGTAGCCGAAACGATGGAGCGGATGCCGGTGATCGTGGCACGCCGGGCGACCGAGGTGGTGGCATTCGTGATTACCTGGGAAAGCTCCGCCAAAAGTGAGTCGCCGGTGGCGGCGGCAATGAAGCTGGCATACCAAGCCAAAGCCCCGGCCTATTTCCAAGGTCCGATTTGCGTGGCCCAGGAGCTGCGCGGCCGGCGCCTGGCCCAGGCGATGTTCAAAAAGCTGCGCGAATATCTTCCCGAGCATGAGGCGGTGTGTTTCATTCGCGCCGACAACACACCCTCCCTCAAGGCCCATCGCGCGATGGGGATGGAGGAGCGCGCCGATTTTCGCGTCCAGGGTCAGGACTTCAAAGTCTTGTCTTATCGCCCACCCAGCTAG